A DNA window from Hevea brasiliensis isolate MT/VB/25A 57/8 chromosome 2, ASM3005281v1, whole genome shotgun sequence contains the following coding sequences:
- the LOC110673743 gene encoding histone H3.3, producing MARTKQTARKSTGGKAPRKQLATKAARKSAPTTGGVKKPHRYRPGTVALREIRKYQKSTELLIRKLPFQRLVREIAQDFKTDLRFQSHAVLALQEAAEAYLVGLFEDTNLCAIHAKRVTIMPKDIQLARRIRGERA from the exons ATGGCTCGTACGAAGCAAACTGCTCGCAAATCAACCGGTGGAAAGGCTCCGAGGAAGCAGCTTGCCACAAAG GCCGCTAGGAAATCTGCTCCCACCACTGGTGGCGTGAAGAAGCCTCATCGTTATCGTCCTGGAACTGTGGCTCTTCG TGAGATTCGCAAGTATCAAAAGAGCACTGAGCTTTTGATCCGTAAGTTGCCCTTCCAGCGTCTTGTTCGTGAAATTGCTCAGGATTTCAAG ACGGACTTGAGGTTCCAGAGCCACGCAGTCCTTGCACTTCAGGAGGCCGCTGAGGCTTACTTGGTGGGTCTGTTCGAGGACACCAATCTTTGCGCTATTCACGCCAAGAGGGTTACGATTATGCCCAAGGATATCCAACTAGCTAGGCGGATCCGTGGTGAACGTGCTTAA